The region CATCTGAGGCTGGTGGTTGCCCATGGCCACACGGCACTTATCCAGGTCCTTCTTGATGGCCTCCTCTGAAGCATCCAGCAGAGATTTGGTATCGATGGCCTCGTCCACCAAACCTAAACATCCATAACAAGGTAAAATATGGAATTACACCAGGAAGTATGAAATAGGAATCACCTGCAATCAAGGAATTTACAGCATCTTTAGAGCACCTCACCTGTCATTTTCTCCACATTGTCAATCCACTGATTCTTCATAgtttcaaaatgttcatacgCAGCTTGGTTGCCAGGGTTTCTCAGCAGAATACGAGCAGCAGATACCACCTAAAAAACAATCCGAGCCATTAATTGTCAGTCCAATGACAACTGCTAAAAACTTGGCTCAAGAAGCAAGAAACACTTAAGCTCTGAGACTCATGATGCAGAGTGGAGGGCAGACACAAACGGAAACAGATATAAACACTAAACCGTGACATACTTGTGGTGTTAAGTCTCTTGTTGACTTGACGGCAGCCTGGATTCCCTCCACTGTGCTCTTGTTGGCAGTGCCGACAGCAGCAGCCTTCTCTGCTGTGGTGCCAAGTTTATTGGCGTGGTTCTCAAAGTTGGCAGCCCTTTCGTCAAAGACCTACACatgatcaaataaaacaattatccAAAAGGGTTGTTAGAAATCAAACAACACCCTGCCAATAAATATAAGACCACTGAAGGAGGCTCACTGCAGTGAGATCACAGTGAGGAGTAGGGTGACTGTACCACTGACCTCATCTCTGTTGGGGGCGTCCAGAGGGGCGGTAGCAGCCACTCCCAGTAACTTGATGGGGGTGGTGGTGTCACTGAAGATGTCGGACACCTCCTGAGTCATTGCCTCTTGCATCTTCCCTTTAAGGTCCTGGGATGAGGACAAACAGATGTTACAATCAGTCAGCACACTCATGGTGGCTCACTGAAATTACAAAAGGGTTCATCACGAGTGGTTTGTCCAAATAAATATCACTGAtctttttgattaaaaaatacaaattcttATTGAGCTTCAAAACCCtctgataaaatacatattaaaatacgattagggctgcaactaatgattattatagattattgtattgattatttttttgattattaATAGATTAATAGCAAATGTTTCAAAACTAAACTGATAGCAACACTGAGTATGTGTATTCTATAGAAGCAGCAGGGTTCCCATCGCCTCATGTAAGTAAATATTGTAAGAAAAGACAGTTTTTAAGTTTTACTTGTACATTTCCACTTTTGGAGACTCCATTATATTTAATCTGATGGCAGATTTGGAGCTTTCATTCAGTTTGGAGAACTGGCTCTACAAAATGCAGACTTTTAGAGAACCATGAAAAACCAAGAATGAcattattttaagatttttgagAAGTTTCTCAGACTGTAGCATGTAATCTTTCATCTCATCTGAGAGCAGGAAAACCCAGAGTCATTGGggtaattacattttgttaatgtaCTTTGTATGTTATTGTCTTAATAATTCAACGCTGATAGGGTACATTCTTCACAATGAGTAGTGTACTTTAACTTTTGACACTTGAGTATATCATACCACTAAtacttaatattaatatatttaccTAATTTTGACAGCAGGACTTTTAGTAGAGTATTTTCCTATTGTGATCATACTACtagatttttgtatttcttccaccactgataacCAGCAGAGGGGgttatttctctgtttccatGTAGGAATCCTAATCTATCTCAGCAAAGCTACAGGTCAGAATGAGAATGACTGTTGAGTGTGAGCCGTCTTACTTTCAAAGCCTCCTGGAGCTGCTGAGCGACAGCACGTGCCTGAGGGGAGTCCCCTTCACCGCGGGCAGCCAGGTCAGCCAGCTGGGCCATGAGCTGCTCCACCTGCTCACACTTACCCAGCATCTCCTGCCTGTACGGCCCTGGCAGAGCGTTGGCCAGCCTGCGGCCCTCTGCCACCAGCCCACGGATGGCTGCCTGgcctaaacacacagacacacaaatatatacacatattattATCATGTTATTACCTCTGGGTGCATCAACACTAACTAACTTGTGTACTAAAGTGACAACTCTGCCACTACTTCTGGATTGCTTTGTTAAATCGGGGGATAAATATCACTTTTTTATATCACttcaaaactgttttaatatgagtttttaaattcatttcctGCCATATAAGTGTTaagatcattttgtttttgattaaatCAATCAgttgtctacaaaatgtcaaaaaattgtgaaaaatgcacatCTTTCTTGTTTTATACGTCCAAAACTCAacagatattcaatttataatgacataaaagggaaaagaggcaactcctcacatttgagaagctggaaccagagaatgtttgctatttttgctaataaatgacttaaatgaaaTACTAAACTGaaaattgttaattgttttagCGCTAGTTAACTGTAAAGTGTACTTGTTAATGCCAGCGTTGAACTTCCTCCTGCAAAAAGCAGCCCATTAAATGTTGGGTAGTTTTGGTATTTCACTGGGTGCTTGTATCAACACTAGAGGGGAAAGAAACCCATGGCTTCTTCTGTAttatttcatgttgtttctTTGAGGTAAGCATCGCCTCCTTCATACCGTGTAAACCAATCATTCTTAGGGCAGCCGGCCTACAGCTCTATTGTAAACATTTAAGACGTTGTCCAGGTTTGAGAGGAGACaagccaaaaccaaaaaaattaaaaataacagtGTTGTGAGAGAGCGTTGTGGAATGTTGAGTACAGTAGAGAGCGAACACAAAGTGGTCTGCAATTTACCCACAGGAGCAGTGGAAGGAATTTGAAGGAGTGTGAGAGGAAGATAGAAAGACGAGGAAGTTGGGGAGGATGGGAGCCAGACTCACCCACACCGCTGTCATCCATGGTGGGATTGTCAATCCAGCGCTGCGCCTGCTCAATCTTTCCTTCCAAGTGAACAGCTGCCTTTGCAGGCCTACTGTTGGCTACAGCTTTGTTGGTCTTGGACTGCAGGTTCTGCAGAGCTGTTGCGATCTGTTTAGCCAAAGCTCTGGCCTCAGGAGTGTCACCTTTACCCCTATAAGgaattaaaaacagcaaaaaggtCTGAGGTGGTGTTTTATCATATAGACATGGCTGAAATGAGGCCTGTAAATGACAAGCCACAGTTAGAGTGTAAATAACTAATCAATCAGTTTGACTAAGAGCGCTTTCACAGTGCCGTTTTAGTCCAAATATGGAGTAGTTCACCTAAAAATTTGGCAAAATGAGTGCTTTTTACAATTCCTGGtgcagaacaaaaacatgtacTCCACTCCACTTGTACAAGGTGGAATGAGAATGGTTCAAGTTGAACAGTAGTCTGAAATCTGTACTCTAACAGAATAACCATGTGTGCATGTTATGACAAGACCTTTAGAAGAGAATTGTTATAGGGAAAACAGAAGAGATAAAATAACTTACTGATCTATGGACAGAGAATAACTTTCAAGCCCAAGTTAACAATCATGACTTAACACTGATTTCTCAATCTTTCCTGcatatgtaaaaacaaacactattaTTTCCCAGCAACAGTGGTAAACAGATGTgatttgatgatgaaagtaTTGAATTGattaaaatactgaattaaAACATCTGAACaactgtaataaaatgtaaaagcacaCCAGTGGGGTTAGGAAGAAGGGGGCAATCAAAGTCAGGCTCAGactcagataaaaaaaaaaacccagcataAAATGATGCAATATTTCCAGCAGTCAGCAACTTACTGTCGTCTGAGATCAGACAGTTTGGCAGTCATGGCAGCAATCTCTCCAATAGAGCGCAAGATGTCATCTCTTTCTTTGGGGTCCTCACACATGTCTGCAATCTTTTTGGCCTCAATGAGCAAGGCCTTGATGTTCTCTTCTCCCTCTGGGCCACCGTTAGGGTCTGCCAGCCAGTTCTGCAGGGGtaggaaacacacaaaacaccatCAAATACTTGCATTTAGAGGTTTGAATCCATGTTTTGTAAGGCAAACTGGGTTAATGACTCACCTGTGCAGCATCAATCCTTTTGGCGACGGCCTGCTTAGAGTTAGTCATGGCCTCCAGCTTGCGAGCAGCATTTCCCACCTTTCCGGTTAGCACGTCAAGCCCCTGGGAAACCTGCTGTGCCTTCTGCATGGCAGCTGGGGAAGTGCCCTGCCCTCTGGGGtggacaaagaaaacacatggaTACCATAAACTGCAGCATTCCTATGCCTTCAAACGTCACACATGCAtccatctttgtttgtttacttaaaAGCTTAAGCCTTATGGTGCTCCTGTGCAAGAATATTTCCTAACTTAATGCCTCTATTTCCAGACAAGGCTCAGAGGTCTCTCTGTTTTCAGAGTAACTCAACCAAGTAGATTATGGATAAATACCAGACAGCTGCTTTTAATCTAGCGTGACACAGGGTCCCTGGTGACAATCAGTCAGATTTCATATCAGAAGGATATCACTTCCACTCTTACACACTATAATCCCCTCTAATATGCTTACCGCCTTACACTCCCTACTTTTAAGGATGGAAAATTAAACTACTGTATAAAAGAAGCATTTATCAATAAAAATATCCAATGAAAATTTTATTACGGAATCTAGGAAACGTACAGTAAAAGAACATGAGACTATCTAATGAAAGAGACAACAACTGCGTGAAATATGAGGGGAATTATCTTGCCATAATTgtgacacagacacataaagcAATTTTTCTTTTATGGTGTATAGTGTACCTGGCCCTCATCTCAGACACCTGGTCAGTCATCTGGCCCAGCGTCTTGGCTGTGCCCAGGATATCTCTGCGCTCCTTCCCAGCGCACAGTTCACCAACTTTCCCAGCTTCATCAAGGATCTGGCGGATGGCCTGCTCACCCGCATCCCctgaaagcacaaaaacaaagtcaGACAAATCGAGAATGTCACTAGATACAACTAGATTATCAGCCTGAGGACGTGATTAGTGGCAGAATGAATAGTTTAAGGTAGAGGACACAGGTGTTTATTACCTGGTTGAGAGTTTGGATCCCTCAGCCAGTTCTTAGCCTGAGCCATCTTTGAGTCAATAAGCCCGAGGGCCCTCTTCATGGCCTCTGTGTCCTTTGGGTTTGAAAGacagaataaattaataacttaaAGGGAATCAATGCAACCAATGCAAACTAAAAAAGGAGTCGATCAATGCTCTTTTAGTCATTACATGTATACATGTTCTCTCTATAAATCATGACATGATTATTAGAGACACTGggattatattttaatttcaattcaatattTCTGTGTATATTATGTTTGAATGAAGTTAACATGTGTTGTCATATAATTATATTCCCATTTAGAAATAAGGTCAGGACTCATTGACTGAGTTGTAGTTTTCCTCATTCACAGCTTCTCCTGAGCGAGTTACATGGCCAAGAAAAGCTCCAGGCTCTCATCATCGTTGTGATCAAACCCCACTGTTTAGTTCTTCCAGTAGAAGAAACATACAGCAAAGTCCATGTGCAGCATCGCTAACATCTGTCAGGCACAACCACATAGCGCATGCCATTTCCATCATTCTTGTACATCGTCAATAATGAGCGTGTCATGTTATAAAAGCCAAACGACTTTCCATTGTATCTCAATCAGAGTGGATGGAAATACAACAATCTGTCCAACAGCGGCTGACTCGACAATGAGTCCACTCATTGTCGAAGTCTGCAAAACAAAGCAGAGTCCTGTAGGACATGGAGCAAAGCAGGACACTAGAGCGGATGAATGAGTGGTtatattagcttttttttctcaccGTACAATAATAGAAATTCAGAAAACACAGGTTGCTATTCTTCATAATGTTGCTTGAATCTTCATCACAGAGTTCAGCAAGAGTTTCATAGCAAATTAAGCCGAATAAGAACAAACCTCCACTGCCTGCTTTAAAAATATTCATCACAAAATATGTCTGAGCCCTCACAATAATCCctgtgtcaaaataaaagagaaCAACAAGCATGTTTGTTTGGATAACTGGGAGTGTGGAAGCAGAGCTGAacaaggaagggaaaaaaacaggaagtacaAAGGTGTGAAGTCATGTCACCAGAGCTGCGTGGGTATATTAGTTTACTGTTCAAACTTGTAcagctgtttttctgtcagtaaCTGCCAGTCTTTGCACTCAtttcaaatgcaaacacacattcactccaGTCTATAATCAAACACAGAATGGCAttactcaaaaataaaacaaggtgTGGTTTATGGCACTAGTAATAGGGATTATGTAAAGTGAGAGGGCACATTTAGTGTTCATGGTAATAAGATTTGTGAGCAAACTAGGCCATTTCTGTTGGATTAAAACTAAAAATTAGCCATTCATACAACAAAATCCATATCAGTGTTTCTATGTGCTCTCCCCCTATGGCTGTTAAATGCAAGTTCAGGTCAAGAAAAACCCGTTCATCATGGTAAAGAGAGATGAATGCTGAGAGAAATCTCATTAATGACACCCAAATCAATACTGCATGAGTCAGGTCAGTCAATAATCAGACAGGTTGAGGACATGCATATAGTGAGGTTTAAATGACATAGGTGGAGGACACACAGATGCTGAAACAATGTTGTGttataaagcaaaacaaatctaaaaaggaaaaatactgCATAGATCAACATTTCAGCAAATCAACCTGCTTAAGACTTGTTCAATAAACACCATTCCATTAGCAGtacaaaaaaattcaaactgcGAATTTACTATTAATAGACTGTCAACAGTTTAACCTGACAACTGCCTCACTACTGATAAGCACACAACGGCACCACAAAGCAGACAGCACACACTCATCCGTCAGACATGCTGCTGCACAACCAATGGGCGAGAGAGGTAAGGCTTACCTTCTACAGGGGGTGAAGGGAGAAAGAAACGgtaaaaagaaaggaagaacgACATAAATACAAATGTTGTTGAACTGGACATACCAACtgagagcaacaaaaaaaacaaacaaaaaaaaaacgtgtcaacaaaagaaaagagtggCACAGGAAAGAGCCATTTGGAGAGTGTCGGGATAGGAAAGAAGCAGAACGTGCAgagcagaaaaatataaaagattAACCAGTTACgtagagacacagagaaaagcatTCCTACTTTAATTATTAACTGTATATAAGCTTAAAAtatagcaaaaacatttttcacacctGTCAACCTTGAAATAAGGTCATCCTGACGAAACAACGTGCATGCcttgttaataaagtaaaaagaaaaaagaaaataaaataaaaacaaaacccaaatgAGAATAACATCACTTCATAATCTTTCCAGTCTATAGCCTCCTGCCAAAGGCATTCTGGGCGTGTGAGAGTGCAGCGGGTAGCCGACAAAATTCAGATTTTGCTCATACAGACACTGTTTCCAGCTGTGATCCGCAAagaatgcacaaaaacaaagtttaaacaCTCAAAGAGGAAAGCAGTCTCTTGTTCCTCGtgtatatttaaaataacagtgtgtgcatgtgacttTGATGGCCATAGACAAACTGAGGTAAAAGCATGTAATTGACCTTGTTGGCCCAGGCATCCTCGTCCCAGGACGTAAGCTGCAGCACTCTGATGATCTCGTTTATCTCGGCACTCATCTTCTCAAAAGTGAAGTTACGGTTCTTCAAGGCCTCCTCCACACCCTGGCTGCCAGATGTCTTGGTTGTCACAAAGATTTTGATAcctgaaatacaaaacagaacTCACAATAAACAATACAACATTTCAACTCAAAAACACTGACCGAAAATACATTGTGTGGGCCAGTGTATTTGCTttataaaaagaagaaacaaaaacaaacacaaagtctgATTACCTGAGATGAGGATGGGCAGCAGCTCTTTGACTGTGTTCATGGAGTTGACCAACATCACACGGTGCTCCTGGTGTGTCAGCTCCTGCTGTCGCTCATCTATCATCTTTGCCATCTTTGTCATCCCTGGACACAGGCAACAAACCAGAGGTGGAAAGgaatttactcaagtaacatACTTTAAGTGTAATTTTAAGGTAATCGTACTTGAGCATTTCAATTTAAGACATTTCATACTCTAATACATGTATCTGCCATCTGAGGTTACTTGTTCATTTTTAGATTAAGATTATACATTCAGCATGAGAAAAGATCATGAATTACGATGGCTCTAGTAACATAAAACTTGTATCTCCAAAATATAAACTTTTCAGGAACTGAAAAAATGACTGATGATAATTTTGGACAATCTCTAAAGAGCTTTAGAGAATTTAATAATCATGTGCATGTAATCCTTAAACTagtctgaaaacataaaaacccTTGAAATTGGAAATTGGAGGGATTATTGAGGCATAACTGATTCGACAATGTGACAGGGCCAGTTCTTCAGGAGAGAATTTGAGTTCTATATTTATCACTGCAACAAATGCATATGAATGctaacaaagcaaaaacaaaatgtaaactccAGCAAATACCCTGAATCTGTCAACCAAGACAGATTCTGAGATACTGTCAAGACTTCAGCAAAGTAATCTTGTCGCTACTGTATCAGCAGACTGACCTGGTCCCAAGTTCTTTGTGTATGTGATCAAGTCCTCCATAGACTCCACCACCTCCGCCACTGTCAGGTACTCCAGGATGCCTTTGCACACCCGGATTATTTTGCGGACCTATGACAATGATGggataaaacaacaacaaaagctaATTGAAAAACAACGTTGCATTCCCAGGGGAAAAGTGATTATGCGaacacaaccccccccccctttatTCACATTCTCTCTAATTACACTCCGACAATGCTGCCTACTGACATTCCAGCCTCTTTGTCCTGCTTCACTCCAGCTTTATGTGGACTGCTGGAGTCACCACTCCACTATACAGAGCGATCCCTGAGCTGCATTGGAAAACATGATGGCACTGCTGACTGATGACTCCTGCTGAGTCCTGCTGACTGCTGCAGACAGCGCTGGGATGCCTGATGTCTGCTCCCAGAAAGCTGATCTgcaacattttatgttttactcTCCACCcctgagaggaaaagaaagatgggCCTGATGGTTGATACTCCTGCCCGGTTCAAGATTTAGGAAGTGTTTGTGTAAGAAATATGGAGAGTTCCACAGACATGTGTGTGGTATATTTATCTACCTCTCGGTCTTCTTTAGCATTACAGTACCTTATACCAGAAGAGCCTATGACAACAGGCCTTTGCCATGCTCAAGTGTGACATTGATGCCCTTTCAGCTCAGCTTCTGTTCAATTAAAATCAATGGTACAACCTTTAACACAGTTACAAGCTATAATAGCTATGTTCTGTTCATTTCTCAACTTGCTGCCTAGTGGTGTTTAGTTAAAGTCAATGTTGGTATGTCTTTCAGACTATCCCCACAACTTGCTATGAtataaattaaagtttaaattaagatcaaatatacataaatatgccatgtaaaaatatatattgctgCAGCAACTTAGTGCATTGCAATAGGCTCTATATGTTACTCTCTATTTAGCACGTATTTGGCTCCCTTGGTGGTGCAGCTGACTTTCATGCACGAGTTGTAATTCGTGGCTTAGTATTTTTGTATCTGGTTGCACTGGAGTCATCAGCTTATCACATGCTTCctgcttttatttatgtttttaaccaGCCAAGCACAGAAGAAGTGATGTCATATTGACGTATTTCCTGTCATCTCAAATCTCATCTGTAAACATCAGGTC is a window of Siniperca chuatsi isolate FFG_IHB_CAS linkage group LG20, ASM2008510v1, whole genome shotgun sequence DNA encoding:
- the LOC122867554 gene encoding vinculin isoform X2, which codes for MPVFHTKTIESILEPVAQQISHLVIMHEEGEVDGKAIPDLTAPVAAVQAAVSNLVRVGKETVQTTEDQIMKRDMSPAFIKVENACTKLVQAASMLKADPYSVPARDYLIDGSRGILSGTSDLLLTFDEAEVRKIIRVCKGILEYLTVAEVVESMEDLITYTKNLGPGMTKMAKMIDERQQELTHQEHRVMLVNSMNTVKELLPILISGIKIFVTTKTSGSQGVEEALKNRNFTFEKMSAEINEIIRVLQLTSWDEDAWANKDTEAMKRALGLIDSKMAQAKNWLRDPNSQPGDAGEQAIRQILDEAGKVGELCAGKERRDILGTAKTLGQMTDQVSEMRARGQGTSPAAMQKAQQVSQGLDVLTGKVGNAARKLEAMTNSKQAVAKRIDAAQNWLADPNGGPEGEENIKALLIEAKKIADMCEDPKERDDILRSIGEIAAMTAKLSDLRRQGKGDTPEARALAKQIATALQNLQSKTNKAVANSRPAKAAVHLEGKIEQAQRWIDNPTMDDSGVGQAAIRGLVAEGRRLANALPGPYRQEMLGKCEQVEQLMAQLADLAARGEGDSPQARAVAQQLQEALKDLKGKMQEAMTQEVSDIFSDTTTPIKLLGVAATAPLDAPNRDEVFDERAANFENHANKLGTTAEKAAAVGTANKSTVEGIQAAVKSTRDLTPQVVSAARILLRNPGNQAAYEHFETMKNQWIDNVEKMTGLVDEAIDTKSLLDASEEAIKKDLDKCRVAMGNHQPQMLVAGATSIARRANRILLVAKREVENSEDPKFREMVKAASDELSQTISPMVMDAKAVAGNIHDPSLQKGFLDSGYKILGAVAKVREAFQPQEPDFPPPPPELDQLSLNDEAAPPKPPLPEGEVPPPRPPPPEEKDEEFPEQKAGDMVNEPMMVAARQLHDEARKWSSKGNDIIGAAKRMALLMAEMSRLVRGGSGNKRALIQCAKDIAKASDEVTRLAKEVAKQCTDKRIRTNLLQVCERIPTISTQLKILSTVKATMLGRTNISEEESEQATEMLVHNAQNLMQSVKETVREAEAASIKIRTDAGFTLHWVRKTPWYQ
- the LOC122867554 gene encoding vinculin isoform X1, which translates into the protein MPVFHTKTIESILEPVAQQISHLVIMHEEGEVDGKAIPDLTAPVAAVQAAVSNLVRVGKETVQTTEDQIMKRDMSPAFIKVENACTKLVQAASMLKADPYSVPARDYLIDGSRGILSGTSDLLLTFDEAEVRKIIRVCKGILEYLTVAEVVESMEDLITYTKNLGPGMTKMAKMIDERQQELTHQEHRVMLVNSMNTVKELLPILISGIKIFVTTKTSGSQGVEEALKNRNFTFEKMSAEINEIIRVLQLTSWDEDAWANKKDTEAMKRALGLIDSKMAQAKNWLRDPNSQPGDAGEQAIRQILDEAGKVGELCAGKERRDILGTAKTLGQMTDQVSEMRARGQGTSPAAMQKAQQVSQGLDVLTGKVGNAARKLEAMTNSKQAVAKRIDAAQNWLADPNGGPEGEENIKALLIEAKKIADMCEDPKERDDILRSIGEIAAMTAKLSDLRRQGKGDTPEARALAKQIATALQNLQSKTNKAVANSRPAKAAVHLEGKIEQAQRWIDNPTMDDSGVGQAAIRGLVAEGRRLANALPGPYRQEMLGKCEQVEQLMAQLADLAARGEGDSPQARAVAQQLQEALKDLKGKMQEAMTQEVSDIFSDTTTPIKLLGVAATAPLDAPNRDEVFDERAANFENHANKLGTTAEKAAAVGTANKSTVEGIQAAVKSTRDLTPQVVSAARILLRNPGNQAAYEHFETMKNQWIDNVEKMTGLVDEAIDTKSLLDASEEAIKKDLDKCRVAMGNHQPQMLVAGATSIARRANRILLVAKREVENSEDPKFREMVKAASDELSQTISPMVMDAKAVAGNIHDPSLQKGFLDSGYKILGAVAKVREAFQPQEPDFPPPPPELDQLSLNDEAAPPKPPLPEGEVPPPRPPPPEEKDEEFPEQKAGDMVNEPMMVAARQLHDEARKWSSKGNDIIGAAKRMALLMAEMSRLVRGGSGNKRALIQCAKDIAKASDEVTRLAKEVAKQCTDKRIRTNLLQVCERIPTISTQLKILSTVKATMLGRTNISEEESEQATEMLVHNAQNLMQSVKETVREAEAASIKIRTDAGFTLHWVRKTPWYQ